The Burkholderia ambifaria AMMD genome contains the following window.
AAGGAGCAGGCCGGCGACGAACGCGAGGCCCGCGACGACGCCCGCGGTCTGCCACGGGTTGTCGTGCACGGCTTGCGACACGCGTTCGGCGGATTCGCGCAGCCGGGCGGCCGCGGTGCCCGACGCGTAGTCGAGCGTGCTGCGCGCTTCGTCGAGCCGCGCCTGCACCCGCTTGCGCAACGCGGCGATATCGCCGTCGCCATCGTTCTTCAGCAGGTCTTCCAGTTCGTCGACCAGCCCGCGCAGATCGTCGGTCACATCCGCATGCAGGTCGTGGGCAGCCGAGCGCGTCGTGCGTCCGACACGCCGGCCGGTGCGACGGATTTCGGACAGGCCGCGATCCAGCTTGTGTTCGATCGAGTCGGTGAGCGCCATGGTGTTTATCCTCCTTCGATTTGATTTACAGGCCAATTTTAAGATAAGACGAATCCCAGCAACCTGTGTGATTCAAATCAGCCAATTGAGTTTCGAGACAAATTTTCAATTCGTCGGCAAGATCCCTTGGAAGCCCCGCGAGTGGGGCCGGACAGCGGTTGAAAAAATTTCGAGATCGAGCGAAGCGACATAAAGAAAACCATTGCCGGGCGTGAA
Protein-coding sequences here:
- a CDS encoding DUF883 family protein; translation: MALTDSIEHKLDRGLSEIRRTGRRVGRTTRSAAHDLHADVTDDLRGLVDELEDLLKNDGDGDIAALRKRVQARLDEARSTLDYASGTAAARLRESAERVSQAVHDNPWQTAGVVAGLAFVAGLLLSSRR